A part of Ignavibacteriales bacterium genomic DNA contains:
- a CDS encoding T9SS type A sorting domain-containing protein codes for MKCPIPIAGGQAYPNNGNVYIMGGWSDSTQGYVNWIQKYSTFLYIWKLNTYMQEARFGFASDFVGDTVYYFGGVFNPASSDSSIEYWSVPIGSNYLAENINFQRIFSSGIISNGKFYVIGGNPLSGPNFGQLPYLVEYDLATGAVSFQENNLYSFDVLPEQQMCAAIGEDIYIFGGVFNGVSQKILKFSTINHTFEELPIDLPVPRAGGSAVRIGDSNQVYIIGGYNEGTYPLSSVDIFSVTPTGYTIESGPKLNIGRALNMAAYVDNAIYVFGGYNAAAKVVSEFEKLDFSLTGVENNFDKTPTSFELSQNYPNPFNPSTKIKYVIPTFETLRAPSLQVTLKVYDILGKEVVTLVNEFKPEGSYEIEFNVETLRSTPLPSGVYFYQLQVSDPETISGQGFIETKKMIYLK; via the coding sequence GTGAAATGCCCCATACCGATAGCTGGCGGACAAGCATATCCAAACAATGGTAATGTTTATATCATGGGGGGGTGGTCTGATTCGACCCAGGGTTACGTGAACTGGATACAAAAGTATTCTACGTTTTTATATATCTGGAAATTAAATACATATATGCAGGAAGCCCGATTTGGTTTCGCTTCAGATTTTGTTGGAGACACAGTTTATTATTTTGGGGGTGTATTTAATCCTGCTTCAAGTGATTCATCAATTGAATACTGGAGTGTTCCAATCGGGTCGAATTATTTAGCCGAGAATATTAATTTTCAGAGAATATTTTCTTCGGGAATAATTTCTAATGGAAAATTTTATGTCATCGGCGGCAATCCTTTAAGCGGACCTAATTTTGGGCAACTGCCTTATTTAGTGGAGTATGATCTTGCAACCGGTGCGGTGAGTTTTCAAGAGAATAATCTTTATTCATTTGATGTTTTACCCGAGCAGCAAATGTGTGCAGCAATCGGTGAAGACATTTATATTTTTGGCGGAGTCTTCAATGGAGTTTCTCAAAAGATTTTAAAATTTAGTACAATCAATCATACTTTTGAAGAGTTGCCGATTGATCTGCCTGTTCCTCGTGCCGGCGGCTCGGCAGTTCGAATCGGAGATTCAAATCAGGTCTACATTATCGGTGGTTATAACGAGGGCACCTATCCTCTTTCAAGCGTAGATATATTTAGTGTTACCCCTACCGGTTACACAATCGAATCTGGTCCGAAGCTAAACATTGGCAGAGCATTGAATATGGCTGCTTATGTGGACAATGCAATCTATGTTTTCGGTGGTTACAATGCAGCAGCAAAAGTTGTGAGCGAATTTGAAAAACTTGATTTTTCGTTGACAGGCGTAGAAAATAACTTCGATAAAACCCCCACTAGCTTTGAGCTTTCTCAGAACTATCCAAACCCCTTTAATCCTTCAACGAAAATCAAGTATGTCATCCCAACCTTTGAGACGTTGCGGGCACCATCACTACAAGTAACATTGAAAGTTTATGATATTTTAGGAAAGGAAGTCGTAACTTTAGTAAATGAATTCAAGCCTGAAGGCAGTTATGAAATTGAGTTTAATGTGGAGACATTGCGATCAACACCGTTACCAAGCGGGGTATATTTTTATCAATTGCAGGTCAGTGATCCCGAAACAATTTCTGGTCAAGGTTTTATTGAAACTAAGAAAATGATTTATTTAAAATGA
- a CDS encoding T9SS type A sorting domain-containing protein — translation MKAKIIFLRFLFTMIISITVNSQTITFERSYPSFGEPLFVGLKTFELPDGSFIVAGSRNQTIYFGGGYYPEWTNIVLMKINNLGYTIWRKEISTAKSLFRPTNQTLITAQNEILLLTIQSVDSINTLNIKKFDFAGNEKLSANLISDSTIGGCAVKEVGDGGYLITYGDIFSDNPISILKIDEQLNITWNKKIMTNSPSFIYGSFSILKFGSTSYAVGFKSTILKIDLSGDSLSTFYKKHNFVSESSDGNIIITGDKMFSKLDSLGNVLWIRDFAKDPGPVIQSSDGNYILFVNNSDYNNPYSIQKMDEAGNVNWKIDVQGLAFDISESIDNSLIISGKIYQYYYYNNLVEYCWVLKTNSLGNSNSINLITPIGYENILTFNNYTIGWHSNGTERVNLLYSTDDGNTWKFFAENINATTSEYIWSVPLLFTDSIKIKISDSDNPNIFNYSEYPIYVSIYQSTDYISTNEIFMWIGNNGMGSHDPRTDASGFFWPGGDSATIPAIFADGLVWGGKVNGEIRVNGDTYRYGLQPGRILEDGKADNPLATQSKIFKIRKDWQSLPEGILKVRLEYDYNHWPIEAGAPWDDVNEDGVYTPGFDKPKFIGDETLFYVANDLDTATSRFTYGSDPIGLEFQTTVFGFNREDLKDVVFKKYRVINKSNSDIEDMYFTYWADVDMGNPNDDLSAFDSTYNMGYVYNGYNDDEYYGTAPPAVGHQIVQGPIISTLENDSARFEYGWKIGFNNLKMSSSGLIMKTSISWPNDPNLGDYEGTIQFYNMMQGLQQDGSPIINPYTGESTIWPLSGDPVNGTGWYLMPGWPRGWDQRYHVPTGPFNLAVGDTQEIVIAIPIARGTDNINSITKLRELATHVQEFYNTELVEILNTKETIAPTGYTLFQNYPNPFNPKTTIEYEVPEKSNVTIKIYDILGREVKTLVDNEEKIRWKYKVEFDATNIASGVYFYRMQVNPVSGAGSFTETKKMVVLK, via the coding sequence ATGAAGGCAAAAATTATATTCCTTCGTTTCCTATTCACAATGATTATCTCAATAACCGTTAATTCGCAGACTATTACGTTTGAAAGAAGCTATCCAAGTTTTGGCGAACCACTTTTTGTTGGATTAAAAACATTTGAGCTCCCCGATGGTAGTTTTATAGTCGCAGGAAGTAGAAACCAGACTATTTATTTTGGTGGCGGTTATTATCCAGAGTGGACAAACATAGTTTTAATGAAGATAAATAATTTGGGTTACACTATTTGGCGTAAAGAAATCAGTACAGCCAAATCACTATTCAGACCAACAAATCAAACGCTTATTACTGCTCAAAATGAAATTCTACTGCTCACAATCCAAAGCGTTGATAGTATAAATACTTTGAATATCAAAAAGTTTGATTTTGCCGGTAACGAAAAATTAAGTGCTAATCTTATCAGCGATTCAACTATTGGCGGGTGTGCTGTTAAGGAAGTTGGAGATGGAGGATACTTGATTACTTATGGAGATATATTCTCAGATAATCCAATCAGTATTTTAAAAATTGATGAGCAACTCAATATTACATGGAATAAAAAGATAATGACTAATTCACCATCATTCATTTATGGAAGTTTTAGTATCCTTAAGTTTGGTTCAACCAGCTATGCGGTTGGTTTCAAATCAACCATTTTGAAAATAGACCTAAGTGGAGATAGTCTTTCTACTTTTTATAAAAAACACAACTTTGTTTCAGAATCTTCAGACGGCAATATTATTATTACCGGTGATAAAATGTTTAGCAAACTCGATTCACTGGGCAACGTCCTTTGGATTCGTGACTTCGCAAAAGATCCCGGACCCGTTATTCAGTCTTCAGATGGTAACTATATATTATTCGTTAATAATTCAGACTACAACAATCCATATTCAATTCAAAAAATGGATGAAGCAGGAAATGTAAATTGGAAAATAGATGTGCAAGGATTAGCGTTTGATATTTCAGAGTCTATAGATAACTCTTTAATCATATCCGGTAAGATTTATCAGTATTATTATTATAATAATTTGGTAGAATATTGTTGGGTTTTGAAAACTAATTCATTGGGAAATTCCAATTCGATAAATCTTATAACACCAATAGGTTATGAGAACATACTAACTTTCAATAATTATACTATCGGCTGGCATAGCAACGGAACTGAGAGGGTAAATCTTTTATATTCAACTGATGATGGAAACACCTGGAAATTTTTTGCAGAAAATATTAATGCCACTACCAGTGAATACATCTGGTCTGTTCCTTTACTTTTTACTGACAGCATAAAAATAAAAATTTCAGATTCAGACAATCCAAATATTTTTAATTACTCGGAATATCCGATTTACGTTTCCATCTATCAGTCCACAGATTACATATCCACAAATGAAATATTTATGTGGATTGGAAACAACGGTATGGGTTCGCACGATCCAAGAACCGATGCCAGCGGGTTCTTTTGGCCTGGCGGAGATTCAGCAACTATTCCTGCAATCTTTGCAGATGGATTAGTTTGGGGTGGAAAAGTTAATGGAGAGATCAGAGTCAATGGAGATACTTACAGATACGGATTACAGCCAGGCAGGATTTTAGAGGATGGCAAAGCGGATAATCCACTTGCAACACAAAGCAAAATATTTAAGATTAGAAAAGATTGGCAATCACTCCCCGAAGGAATATTAAAAGTAAGACTTGAATACGATTACAACCACTGGCCCATAGAAGCAGGAGCCCCGTGGGATGATGTAAATGAAGATGGTGTTTATACTCCTGGTTTTGATAAACCAAAATTCATTGGTGATGAAACTCTATTCTACGTTGCAAATGATCTTGATACTGCTACATCAAGATTTACTTATGGATCAGATCCAATTGGTTTAGAATTCCAAACAACCGTATTTGGTTTTAACAGAGAAGACTTGAAAGACGTTGTATTCAAGAAATACAGAGTGATAAACAAAAGTAACAGCGATATTGAAGATATGTATTTTACTTACTGGGCAGATGTTGATATGGGCAATCCCAATGATGATCTTTCGGCCTTTGACTCAACTTATAATATGGGTTATGTTTATAATGGTTATAATGATGATGAATATTATGGAACAGCACCTCCCGCAGTAGGACATCAGATCGTTCAAGGCCCGATAATTTCTACATTAGAAAATGATAGCGCACGATTTGAATATGGTTGGAAAATTGGTTTTAATAATCTAAAAATGAGTTCTTCTGGATTGATTATGAAAACATCAATCTCATGGCCGAATGATCCAAACCTTGGTGATTATGAGGGAACAATTCAATTCTATAATATGATGCAAGGTCTTCAGCAGGACGGATCCCCGATAATAAATCCATACACAGGAGAATCAACAATTTGGCCATTATCGGGAGATCCTGTGAATGGTACCGGCTGGTACCTGATGCCTGGTTGGCCCAGAGGTTGGGATCAAAGGTATCACGTCCCAACTGGTCCATTCAATTTAGCGGTTGGTGATACTCAGGAAATTGTTATTGCTATTCCTATTGCAAGAGGAACAGACAATATAAACAGCATAACAAAACTTAGAGAACTTGCAACTCACGTGCAGGAGTTTTATAACACAGAGCTTGTTGAAATTCTTAACACCAAAGAAACAATTGCCCCAACAGGTTATACTTTATTCCAAAACTACCCCAACCCGTTTAATCCAAAAACCACAATTGAATATGAAGTGCCCGAAAAGTCAAATGTGACAATAAAAATATATGACATACTCGGAAGAGAAGTAAAAACTCTCGTAGATAATGAAGAGAAAATAAGATGGAAATACAAAGTAGAGTTTGACGCTACAAACATTGCCAGCGGAGTTTACTTTTACCGAATGCAGGTTAACCCTGTAAGCGGGGCAGGCAGCTTTACTGAAACTAAAAAAATGGTGGTGTTGAAATGA
- a CDS encoding T9SS type A sorting domain-containing protein, with the protein MMQGLSMDGSQLINPITGEPTLWPLSGDPVSGIGWYEGEGWPGGDSPGDHRYHVPSGPFNLAAGDTQEIVIAIPIARGTDNINSITKLRELAAHVQEFYNTELVEILNTKETIAPTGYTLFQNYPNPFNPKTTIEYEVPEKANVTIKIYDILGREVKTLVNNEEKIRWKYKVEFDATNIASGVYFYRMQVNPVSGAGGFTETKKMVMLK; encoded by the coding sequence ATGATGCAGGGACTTAGTATGGATGGAAGTCAATTAATTAATCCAATCACCGGCGAGCCAACACTCTGGCCATTATCTGGTGACCCCGTTTCTGGCATTGGCTGGTATGAAGGAGAGGGCTGGCCCGGTGGAGATTCCCCTGGAGATCACAGATATCATGTACCTTCAGGTCCTTTCAATCTAGCCGCCGGTGATACACAAGAAATTGTTATTGCCATTCCTATTGCAAGAGGAACGGATAACATAAACAGCATAACAAAACTAAGAGAGCTTGCAGCTCACGTGCAGGAGTTTTATAACACAGAGCTTGTTGAAATATTGAACACCAAAGAAACAATTGCCCCAACAGGTTATACTTTATTCCAAAACTACCCCAACCCGTTTAATCCAAAAACCACAATTGAATATGAAGTGCCCGAAAAGGCGAATGTGACAATAAAAATATATGACATACTCGGAAGAGAAGTAAAAACTCTTGTAAATAACGAAGAGAAAATAAGGTGGAAATACAAAGTAGAGTTTGATGCAACAAACATTGCCAGCGGAGTTTACTTTTACAGAATGCAGGTTAACCCTGTAAGCGGGGCAGGCGGCTTTACTGAAACAAAAAAAATGGTGATGTTGAAATGA
- a CDS encoding T9SS type A sorting domain-containing protein, with product MKSLLMFFLLATFFSFSTYVDAQWIRQTNGLPEDWGIGWAIDASDSNNALISTNTGLFKTTDGGDSWTKVDLPDTIIETVVDVSISDESNFWIATDLGKIIATTNAGDNWSIQFDDESLTQFMNYIEMFDESNGVAMGDAPFTFANKPAVFLITSDGGSTWVKSNDTTFIDVWSGDTWRRLDFTDPMHGYFYESGINPEKLFKTSDGCASWIEANYSGSCSVLKCFNEEIILLQSMACNPQCVGTIHKTTDGGGTWTESHSGDGWGNDFEFMPGDASKVFFTDYDNLFFSSDTGNTWISIFVDTTELKLRDIVFTDSNHGWILGDNGKLFKTNSGGVITGLNESENLPIEFSLSQNYPNPFNPTTSIQYQVSSSSRVTLKVYDILGNEAANLVNAQKPAGKYKVKFDATNLASGVYLYRMQVNPVSGAGGFTETKKMVVLK from the coding sequence ATGAAATCATTATTAATGTTTTTTTTACTTGCGACTTTTTTTTCTTTCTCAACTTATGTTGATGCCCAGTGGATAAGACAAACAAACGGCTTACCGGAAGATTGGGGTATAGGTTGGGCGATTGATGCATCAGATAGTAACAATGCTTTGATCTCAACCAATACCGGACTTTTCAAAACAACTGATGGGGGGGATAGCTGGACTAAAGTTGATCTGCCTGATACAATCATCGAAACAGTAGTAGATGTTTCTATTTCTGATGAGTCCAACTTTTGGATAGCAACCGACCTTGGAAAAATAATTGCAACTACTAATGCAGGCGATAATTGGTCAATCCAATTTGATGACGAATCACTGACACAATTCATGAATTACATCGAAATGTTTGATGAGTCAAACGGGGTTGCGATGGGAGATGCACCTTTTACATTTGCGAATAAACCGGCAGTATTTTTAATTACATCAGACGGCGGCTCCACCTGGGTAAAATCAAATGATACAACGTTTATTGATGTTTGGTCAGGTGACACTTGGCGGCGGCTCGATTTCACGGATCCGATGCATGGTTACTTTTATGAGTCGGGAATTAACCCGGAGAAATTATTTAAAACAAGCGATGGATGTGCAAGCTGGATCGAAGCCAATTACAGTGGTTCCTGCTCAGTGCTTAAATGTTTTAATGAGGAAATAATTTTATTGCAATCAATGGCTTGCAATCCACAATGTGTCGGTACAATTCACAAAACAACTGATGGTGGAGGTACATGGACAGAGTCACATTCGGGAGATGGCTGGGGAAACGATTTTGAATTCATGCCCGGTGATGCTTCGAAAGTATTTTTTACTGATTATGATAATCTTTTTTTCAGCAGTGATACGGGAAATACATGGATCAGTATATTTGTTGATACAACCGAACTGAAACTAAGAGACATTGTTTTTACAGATTCAAATCACGGTTGGATTTTGGGTGACAATGGAAAATTGTTCAAAACAAATTCAGGGGGAGTTATTACAGGATTAAACGAATCAGAAAATTTGCCAATTGAGTTTTCACTTTCTCAAAACTACCCCAACCCATTTAACCCTACAACCAGCATTCAGTATCAAGTATCCAGTAGCTCTCGAGTAACATTAAAGGTCTATGATATACTTGGGAATGAAGCGGCAAATCTTGTAAACGCACAAAAGCCAGCAGGCAAATACAAAGTGAAGTTTGACGCAACAAACCTTGCCAGTGGAGTTTACTTATACAGAATGCAGGTTAACCCAGTAAGCGGTGCAGGCGGCTTTACTGAAACGAAAAAAATGGTCGTGTTGAAATGA
- a CDS encoding serine/threonine protein kinase: MDDPNSVIHFGKFKIIDCLKKDEHSAVYLADHVFLNKRIILKTLNTSTSKDSEKIERFKREGRILAQLDHPNIIRVLDFGTSEEYFYISFEYFESKNLRKLFGEKKFTDSEKEFLITQILKASNYAHKNNIIHRDLKPENILVDDSFKLKISDFGLAFTSDENFITDQYSIVGTPCYMSPEQIRGERLTNKSDLFSAGIIFYELLIGRNPFLGKDVNESLNNILNYDEDSLVPEIKILNDKYQKLLIDLLKKNCDARSNSAEKALLILGFDKAETETKTVFIKKKKSILKFVFAFASIVLIAALIYFFKNQFSSEQKTITSGNTDSLPSLPSSIEIKDSSRISFDDGYKIIETPINETSSQVNTENVDSDLKEDYRLENKNEEAISTLWIECIPWAEITIDKKLIEITPLKNPIKLTTGVHEIIFRHPNYPEIHRTIHIENDEIKRININLNDYLAYIFCEVYPWGEIFIDGKFIGQTPLNSPIKIIPGKIILSIKNPDFKEYSKELNVKSGDSLIIQHKFH; this comes from the coding sequence ATGGATGACCCGAACAGCGTAATTCATTTTGGAAAATTCAAGATAATTGACTGTCTGAAAAAGGACGAGCACAGTGCGGTTTACCTTGCCGATCATGTTTTTCTTAATAAAAGAATAATTCTTAAAACACTCAATACAAGTACATCAAAAGATTCTGAGAAAATTGAACGCTTTAAACGAGAGGGTAGAATTCTTGCACAGCTTGATCATCCAAACATTATTCGTGTGCTCGATTTCGGAACTTCGGAAGAGTATTTTTATATATCATTTGAATATTTCGAAAGTAAAAATCTTCGAAAGCTGTTCGGTGAAAAGAAATTTACGGACAGTGAAAAGGAATTTTTGATCACGCAAATTCTAAAAGCATCAAACTACGCACATAAAAATAATATTATCCACCGCGATTTGAAGCCTGAAAATATTCTCGTTGATGATTCTTTTAAACTAAAAATCAGCGACTTTGGTTTGGCATTCACGTCTGATGAGAATTTTATTACGGATCAGTATTCAATTGTCGGCACTCCATGCTACATGTCACCCGAACAAATCCGCGGAGAAAGACTAACAAATAAAAGCGATCTTTTTTCCGCCGGAATAATATTTTATGAATTGCTTATTGGCAGAAATCCTTTTTTAGGGAAAGATGTTAACGAATCATTAAATAATATTTTGAATTATGATGAAGATTCACTTGTTCCTGAAATAAAAATACTTAACGATAAATATCAAAAACTTCTTATTGATCTTCTGAAAAAAAATTGTGATGCAAGAAGCAACAGCGCAGAAAAAGCACTTCTCATTCTCGGCTTCGACAAGGCAGAAACCGAAACGAAAACTGTCTTCATAAAGAAAAAAAAATCCATTCTGAAATTCGTGTTTGCATTCGCATCAATTGTTCTGATTGCTGCTTTGATATATTTCTTCAAGAATCAATTCTCTTCAGAACAAAAAACAATTACTTCTGGAAATACTGATTCATTACCTTCTCTTCCGTCGTCAATAGAAATCAAAGATTCATCAAGAATTAGTTTTGATGATGGTTATAAAATAATTGAAACACCAATTAATGAAACAAGCTCGCAAGTGAATACAGAAAATGTTGATAGTGATTTGAAAGAGGATTACAGACTTGAAAATAAAAACGAAGAAGCAATTAGTACATTATGGATTGAATGTATTCCATGGGCTGAAATTACTATTGATAAAAAATTAATTGAAATAACTCCTTTAAAAAATCCGATCAAATTAACCACTGGTGTTCACGAAATAATTTTTCGCCATCCGAATTACCCTGAGATACACAGAACTATTCACATTGAAAATGATGAAATAAAAAGGATAAACATAAATTTAAATGATTATTTAGCTTATATTTTTTGCGAAGTTTATCCCTGGGGAGAAATATTTATTGACGGTAAATTCATTGGACAAACACCGCTGAATTCTCCCATTAAAATTATTCCGGGCAAAATTATTTTAAGTATTAAAAACCCTGATTTCAAGGAGTATTCGAAAGAGCTAAATGTCAAAAGTGGCGATAGTTTGATTATTCAGCATAAATTCCATTGA
- a CDS encoding sigma 54-interacting transcriptional regulator, with protein MSKLFKHDFREIKKLSPEQFESLFKISSLLNSSNYQDSLLENVIDFIINVINAERGVFVKYDGDSNNFIILAARNINKESISDITEFSSGVIQQVIKKRKAILYHDVQSDPKLSQFESVQLRKIKSVIGVPVFRENKIWGVIFADSQTDRKEFNEENLTFLNFISNLVSLSLDRINRVEKLEEENLVLTNQVETTVQIPDIIGESKPMRELSVMLNKVAKSEATVLIFGESGTGKDITAQAIHKLSNRKDKPFLAQFCGSIPDNLLESELFGYKKGAFTGADADKKDCSKLQAGVLFFLMKLQMCLFRCRQNFYV; from the coding sequence ATGAGCAAATTATTTAAACATGACTTTCGCGAAATAAAAAAACTTTCACCCGAACAGTTCGAGTCGCTTTTTAAAATTAGCTCTCTGCTCAACAGCTCGAACTATCAGGATTCTCTTCTGGAAAATGTAATAGACTTTATCATCAATGTTATCAATGCTGAGCGAGGTGTATTTGTAAAGTATGACGGAGATAGTAATAATTTTATAATTCTTGCAGCGCGGAATATTAACAAAGAATCAATATCCGACATTACAGAATTTTCGTCCGGGGTTATTCAGCAAGTTATAAAAAAACGAAAAGCAATTTTGTATCACGATGTTCAGTCAGATCCGAAACTTTCACAATTTGAGAGTGTACAGCTGCGAAAGATAAAATCTGTAATTGGAGTTCCTGTATTCCGGGAAAATAAAATTTGGGGAGTGATCTTTGCAGACAGTCAAACTGATCGAAAAGAATTCAACGAAGAAAATCTTACATTTCTAAATTTTATATCCAACCTCGTTTCTCTCTCTTTAGATAGAATAAACAGAGTTGAAAAACTTGAAGAAGAAAATTTAGTCCTGACAAATCAAGTTGAAACGACAGTACAAATTCCTGATATCATTGGCGAGAGTAAACCGATGAGAGAGCTTTCAGTAATGTTGAATAAAGTTGCAAAGAGTGAAGCGACTGTTTTAATTTTTGGTGAATCGGGAACCGGCAAGGATATCACTGCACAGGCTATCCATAAATTAAGCAATAGAAAAGACAAACCCTTCCTTGCACAATTTTGCGGTTCGATTCCGGACAACCTTTTAGAGAGCGAATTGTTTGGTTATAAAAAAGGCGCTTTCACTGGAGCTGATGCAGATAAAAAGGATTGCTCGAAGTTGCAGGCGGGGGTACTTTTTTTCTTGATGAAATTGCAGATGTGTCTCTTCCGGTGCAGGCAAAACTTTTACGTGTAA
- a CDS encoding T9SS type A sorting domain-containing protein, which yields MGGLPQDVQVGTYEGTIEVDNLLHGLGNFGDSLINPYSGLGSIFPLNGDPESGTGWYCGEGWPDGPSPGDRRSLIPSGPFTLAPGDTNEFVFAVFLQKGTDNLNSITKIKQYAAFLQTWYNTTLVTEVNEVKNIIPSEFSLSQNYPNPFNPTTSIQYQVSSSSQVTLKVYDILGNEVANLVNSEKPAGKYKVEFDATNLASGVYFYRIQVNPVSGAGGFTETKKMVVLK from the coding sequence ATGGGTGGACTGCCTCAAGATGTTCAGGTAGGAACTTATGAAGGAACAATTGAAGTTGATAATTTGCTTCACGGATTAGGCAACTTTGGTGATAGTTTAATTAATCCTTATTCAGGTCTTGGATCAATCTTTCCTCTCAATGGAGATCCGGAATCTGGAACAGGCTGGTATTGCGGAGAAGGCTGGCCCGATGGTCCGTCTCCTGGTGACAGAAGATCGCTTATTCCATCGGGGCCATTTACGTTAGCTCCCGGTGATACCAATGAATTTGTTTTTGCTGTATTCCTTCAAAAAGGAACAGATAACTTAAACAGTATCACAAAAATAAAACAATACGCGGCATTTTTGCAGACTTGGTACAACACCACCCTTGTTACGGAAGTTAATGAAGTCAAGAATATTATTCCATCAGAGTTTTCATTATCACAAAACTATCCCAACCCCTTTAACCCAACAACCAGCATTCAATATCAAGTATCCAGTAGCTCTCAAGTAACATTGAAAGTATATGACATACTAGGGAATGAAGTAGCAAATCTTGTAAACTCAGAAAAGCCAGCAGGCAAATACAAAGTAGAGTTTGACGCAACAAACCTTGCCAGTGGAGTTTACTTTTACAGAATACAGGTTAACCCTGTAAGCGGGGCAGGCGGCTTTACTGAAACAAAAAAAATGGTTGTACTGAAATGA
- a CDS encoding sigma-54-dependent Fis family transcriptional regulator — translation MLEVAGGGTFFLDEIADVSLPVQAKLLRVIENKEIIRLGDTEVRKVDVRLIAASNRDLHSLVSQGKFREDLFYRLNVFPIRIPPLRERLSDIPLLTKFYLKKLSRKDFNIDRKAMKKLEAYTWPGNVRQLINVLHRAVIICETDNITDEHLIFEDNDNLAELNGTLRDIELFLLKKRLEKFDGNKTLAAQSLGVSVRWIQLKLLEMNK, via the coding sequence TTGCTCGAAGTTGCAGGCGGGGGTACTTTTTTTCTTGATGAAATTGCAGATGTGTCTCTTCCGGTGCAGGCAAAACTTTTACGTGTAATTGAGAACAAAGAAATAATCCGGCTTGGCGATACAGAAGTAAGAAAAGTTGATGTTAGACTTATTGCCGCAAGCAATCGCGATTTGCATTCCCTGGTATCGCAAGGAAAATTTCGTGAAGATCTTTTTTACAGGTTGAATGTGTTCCCAATCCGAATTCCCCCTCTGCGCGAAAGATTGAGTGACATTCCTCTGCTTACAAAATTTTATCTAAAAAAATTATCCAGAAAAGATTTTAATATTGATCGCAAAGCAATGAAGAAGCTTGAAGCATATACCTGGCCCGGAAACGTAAGACAATTAATAAATGTTCTGCATCGCGCTGTAATCATTTGTGAAACAGATAATATAACCGATGAACATTTGATTTTCGAAGACAATGATAATTTAGCCGAATTGAATGGAACACTTCGCGATATCGAATTATTTTTATTGAAAAAACGCCTCGAGAAATTTGACGGCAATAAAACTCTTGCGGCTCAATCGCTCGGCGTTTCAGTTAGATGGATTCAATTGAAACTTCTGGAAATGAATAAGTAA